ATCGAAGAACGATGAAATACAAAAACACGTACCAGATCCTTCGAACACGATGATAATAGATGAGGTACACCCACACAACTTCGAACCTAAAGCCCGACCACGTAAATGATAATCGATGGGGTTCAACAACAAATCTCAAAACCCAGGTAGGACCCAAATCTACTCGAAGAATGAGGAAATAACCAAACACAGATCAGATCCTTCGAAAACGACGATAACCGAAAGGGTGATCGATGAGGTACACCCAAAGAACTTCGATTCTCAAGCCCGACGACGAAAACTCATGACCCAGACAGGAACCAGATCTATTTCACAGCTCAGGGAAAGGTAAGatacttttttttaacaaagGTAAAATACTTGTATTATTTATTTGGTACCAAtatgattaattaaaaatctcatTAACGATTATGGTTaaggtaataaaaaaaattactggCTAATTAAAACCGTCGACTGGGGGTAACTTCACTGGTGTAAAATTAGACCCAAAAAATACTGGTCCACCATAGGGGAAcccaaaaatatatattcaatttTCTACTAAGTTTAAAGAAGTCACATTCACATTTTACTTGTAAACAAGgtttaacaaaaataactcATTTTATTCACTTTTCTACATAGGAGGGTAAACacaattatatattaaaaaaacctCATAGCTAGGTAGCTATGCAAAAAGTATAAGGCTGTCTCTACTTTTGTGTTCAAAATTTATGAGCCATGGTTGGTGGAGCCCCTTTCTTAGGCAAGCGAGGAGCCCCAGTAGTAAAGTCCTGATGAGTAGAACCTCCTTCATTATTTGTGTTTACAGCAGCATCCTCACCACGTTGCAACTGAGCTTGATTATGAGAATTATCTGCAGTTTGCTGGCCACTACTACTCT
This portion of the Lotus japonicus ecotype B-129 chromosome 3, LjGifu_v1.2 genome encodes:
- the LOC130749488 gene encoding SEED MATURATION PROTEIN 1, which translates into the protein MAKSKDDIKYATSQARLSEDEAVRVAFVHDTPLEGGKIADSEPVDLFSSAHNVAKSSSGQQTADNSHNQAQLQRGEDAAVNTNNEGGSTHQDFTTGAPRLPKKGAPPTMAHKF